Proteins encoded by one window of Salvia splendens isolate huo1 chromosome 14, SspV2, whole genome shotgun sequence:
- the LOC121763358 gene encoding pentatricopeptide repeat-containing protein At2g37310, with the protein MTVTVAVPSPRLYGYHINYTLYGRLIQRCTDLRLPRQAEQLHARLILTSTTADNFLASKLIAFYSKTRQISRARHVFDQIPQKNTFAYNALLIACTVHNHHAHTLDLFASLLSRQGPHDRLDLADVRPDSFTLSCVLKSMSEVALDGPLPARMVHCYVVKCGFDWDVFVGNGLVTYYSRCGDVASARSLFNEMPERDLVSWNSMISGYSQGGFFEECKGLYKRMLDSEAVRPDAVTAVSVLQACAQSSDLITGMAVHQYLIENEVEMDLSLCNSIIGVYAKCGSLDYARQLFEEMSEKDEITYGTIISSYMVHGFVEEAMNIFRGMWNPGLNAWNAVISGSVQNNQHDRVLDLVREMQGSGFKPNAVTLSSILPAIPFVSHLKGGKEVHAYAIKNNYHTNIYVFTAMVDVYAKLGFLRGAQKIFDLAQDRSVIVWTAIISSYAAHGDASSALSLFEEMLNSKINPDAITFTAILAACAHAGLVDEAREIFGSLLPKYGIQPLPNHYACVVACLSRVGKLSEAVDFVKKMPSEPTAQVWGALLSGASEAGEVELAEFVCEHLFELEPENPTNYIVMANLYSKAGRWEEAESVRERLAKRGFKKVAGSSRIETSGGFVRGSAMNERRGKIW; encoded by the coding sequence ATGACAGTGACAGTGGCAGTGCCATCCCCCCGCCTATATGGCTACCACATCAACTACACTCTCTACGGCCGCCTCATCCAGCGCTGCACCGACCTCCGCCTCCCGCGCCAGGCCGAGCAGCTCCACGCCCGCCTCATCctcacctccaccaccgccgaCAACTTCCTCGCCTCCAAGCTCATTGCTTTCTACTCAAAGACCCGCCAGATTTCCCGCGCACGCCATGTGTTCGACCAAATTCCGCAGAAGAACACCTTCGCCTACAACGCCCTTCTCATCGCCTGCACCGTGCACAACCACCACGCTCACACGCTGGATCTCTTTGCCTCCTTGTTGTCTCGACAAGGGCCTCACGATCGTTTGGATTTGGCGGATGTCAGGCCGGATAGTTTTACATTGAGTTGCGTGTTGAAGTCGATGTCAGAGGTGGCCTTGGACGGGCCTCTTCCGGCTCGGATGGTTCATTGTTATGTTGTTAAATGTGGGTTTGATTGGGATGTTTTCGTAGGGAATGGTTTGGTGACTTACTACTCAAGGTGTGGTGATGTGGCTTCGGCGAGGAGCTTGTTTAATGAAATGCCCGAGAGGGACTTGGTCTCTTGGAATTCGATGATCTCGGGGTACTCGCAAGGTGGGTTCTTTGAGGAATGCAAGGGTTTGTATAAAAGAATGCTGGATTCGGAAGCTGTAAGGCCCGATGCGGTTACTGCAGTGAGCGTTTTGCAGGCGTGTGCGCAGTCGAGTGATCTTATAACAGGGATGGCAGTGCATCAGTATTTGATTGAAAATGAGGTTGAAATGGATCTTTCACTTTGTAACTCGATCATTGGGGTTTATGCTAAATGCGGTAGCTTGGATTATGCTAGGCAGCTTTTTGAGGAGATGAGTGAGAAGGATGAGATAACTTATGGAACAATTATATCTTCCTACATGGTTCATGGGTTCGTTGAGGAAGCTATGAACATATTTAGGGGAATGTGGAATCCGGGATTGAATGCTTGGAATGCAGTTATTTCGGGTAGTGTTCAGAATAATCAGCATGATAGAGTTTTAGATCTAGTTCGTGAAATGCAAGGTTCTGGTTTCAAGCCTAATGCTGTGACTTTGTCGAGTATACTTCCAGCTATTCCATTTGTCTCACATTTGAAAGGGGGAAAAGAAGTCCATGCTTATGCTATTAAAAACAATTACCATACGAATATCTATGTGTTTACTGCAATGGTAGATGTATATGCCAAACTTGGATTTCTGAGGGGAGCACAGAAAATATTTGATCTTGCACAGGATAGGAGTGTGATAGTTTGGACTGCAATAATCTCATCCTATGCAGCTCATGGAGATGCTAGCTCGGCACTTAGTCTATTCGAGGAGATGTTAAATAGCAAGATAAATCCTGATGCTATCACATTTACTGCCATTTTGGCTGCTTGTGCTCATGCTGGGCTAGTGGACGAAGCTCGTGAGATATTTGGTTCTTTGCTGCCAAAGTATGGAATTCAGCCTTTGCCCAATCATTATGCTTGTGTGGTTGCATGCCTGAGCCGAGTAGGTAAGCTGTCTGAAGCAGTAGATTTTGTAAAGAAAATGCCTAGTGAACCTACGGCTCAGGTCTGGGGTGCTCTGCTTAGTGGAGCTTCAGAGGCTGGTGAGGTTGAGCTTGCTGAGTTTGTCTGTGAGCATTTATTCGAATTGGAGCCTGAAAACCCAACAAATTACATTGTTATGGCAAATTTATATTCAAAAGCTGGTAGGTGGGAGGAAGCCGAGAGTGTAAGAGAGAGATTGGCGAAGAggggatttaagaaagttgctGGCAGTAGCCGAATTGAAACCTCTGGTGGCTTCGTGAGAGGAAGTGCTATGAATGAAAGAAGGGGCAAAATTTGGTAA